The following are encoded together in the Lactuca sativa cultivar Salinas chromosome 1, Lsat_Salinas_v11, whole genome shotgun sequence genome:
- the LOC128125899 gene encoding raucaffricine-O-beta-D-glucosidase-like, with translation MAATLKANNTYIFPDDISSSDFSSDFVWGSATSAYQIEGAAFEGGRQPSIWDAFCLKNPGAIDNGDNGNKAINAYYKTKEDVQMMKKMGLKAYRFSISWSRLLPGGKASMGINQEGVDYYNNLINELIENGITPYATLFHWDLPNALEEDYMGFLSELVVLDFVDYAEFCFWEFGDRVKHWITLNEPYTFAAMGYAYGTMAPGRGGGDTETQQAVLASGNNLGTRNRARAFNNKEAGNPATEPYTVAHNLLLCHANTVRLYRDRFKESQGGVIGITLNTQFYEPLDPTSQDDKDAANRGIDFIFGWFMNPIFNGKYPQSMIDNVTDGRLPEFTDKQIELLTGSFDFLGLNYYTAQYATTAAPTDVVSYLTDSKVHQQPDDLNGVPIGPQGGVYWFYSYPLGLYKSLMQIKSEYGDPTIYITENGWPDANNNDLKLEEARVDEKRVNYYNTHLQSLRDAIRDGSKVVGYFAWSLMDNFEWASGYSVRFGLFYIDYAHGKYTRYPKTSAIWFMRFLNAKKAIEINKAS, from the exons ATGGCAGCAACTCTGAAGGCAAACAACACTTACATTTTCCCCGATGACATAAGTAGCAGCGATTTCAGTTCAGATTTCGTTTGGGGTTCCGCCACTTCTGCTTATCAG ATCGAAGGCGCTGCATTTGAAGGTGGTAGACAACCAAGCATCTGGGATGCTTTCTGCCTCAAAAATCCtg GTGCCATCGACAATGGTGACAATGGAAACAAGGctattaatgcttattacaaAACCAAG GAAGATGTGCAAATGATGAAGAAAATGGGTCTAAAAGCCTACAGATTCTCAATTTCATGGAGTAGACTATTGCCAG GTGGAAAAGCTAGCATGGGCATCAACCAGGAAGGTGTTGACTACTACAATAACCTAATCAATGAGCTGATTGAGAATGGAATTACACCATATGCCACTCTCTTTCATTGGGACCTTCCCAATGCCCTAGAGGAAGACTACATGGGATTTTTATCTGAACTAGTTGT ACTTGATTTTGTGGATTATGCGGAATTTTGCTTCTGGGAATTTGGTGATCGGGTGAAGCATTGGATCACATTGAACGAGCCGTATACCTTTGCTGCTATGGGTTATGCTTACGGGACAATGGCACCTGGGCGAGGAGGAGGAGATACCGAAACTCAGCAAGCCGTACTCGCATCTGGAAATAATCTTGGAACTCGTAATCGTGCAAGAGCTTTCAACAATAAAGAGGCTGGGAATCCTGCCACTGAGCCCTATACTGTAGCACACAACTTACTCCTTTGTCACGCTAATACTGTCAGACTATACAGAGATAGATTCAAG GAAAGCCAAGGGGGTGTGATCGGAATTACGTTAAACACACAGTTTTACGAGCCACTTGATCCAACCAGTCAGGATGACAAGGATGCAGCCAACAGAGGCATAGACTTTATTTTCGGATG GTTCATGAACCCAATATTTAATGGCAAGTACCCCCAGAGTATGATAGATAATGTTACAGATGGCCGTTTGCCTGAATTCACAGATAAGCAAATCGAGTTATTGACTGGATCCTTCGATTTTCTTGGGTTGAACTACTATACTGCTCAATACGCCACCACTGCAGCACCAACTGATGTCGTCTCCTACTTGACAGATAGCAAGGTCCATCAACAGCCAG ATGATCTTAATGGGGTACCTATTGGACCACAG GGAGGTGTTTATTGGTTTTATTCATATCCACTTGGCTTATACAAATCGCTTATGCAAATCAAATCTGAGTACGGAGATCCAACGATATATATAACTGAGAATG GCTGGCCTGATGCAAATAATAACgatctcaaacttgaagaagccCGTGTTGATGAGAAACGTGTTAATTATTACAATACACATCTTCAAAGCCTCAGAGATGCAATTAG AGATGGCAGTAAAGTTGTGGGGTACTTCGCTTGGTCATTGATGGATAATTTTGAGTGGGCCTCAGGATATTCGGTTCGTTTTGGTCTATTTTATATAGATTACGCTCATGGGAAATACACCAGGTACCCAAAGACGTCTGCAATATGGTTCATGAGATTTCTTAATGCCAAGAAAGCAATTGAAATCAACAAAGCTTCATGA